The Panicum virgatum strain AP13 chromosome 5K, P.virgatum_v5, whole genome shotgun sequence genome has a window encoding:
- the LOC120705883 gene encoding pentatricopeptide repeat-containing protein At5g66631-like, with the protein MSPPAAAAATTRVALYLRRARLIDSLRLRLRSSSPSSSPPPPPDDPVVALHAIRAAPTPSSALSLFRALPSAPPPPLPLYHALAARLASLAALPDLRAHLASFPLPPPPLARLRLLAAAGDRASALEAYSSLPAAPRRPAEAHNVVIELHARDGDHAAAVEAFRGMVREGALPNARTYTVVIAHLASAGFADQALEVFRVLPSLRVRRTTRQYNVLAEALAAADRFDQLRWLVREMAAVDGVMPGPQMRAAIAAMREAGHIDGTEDFVEELSPNARIGYAVDDVEGEGESEEEDDDDGDANHGDRDRGNREKQSLKPWLDPRELARALDGWDPREVAGLEAAGLVWTPRLVCKLLRAFKKAVTAWEFFCWVACRPGGFAHDRHTVARMVAILARAGHVELVERLLAKVRADGILLPFATVRLVIDFYGLSKKADAATRVFREAESICGPISRPNLVLLCSSLLRTMAKCRRALDAMDLLEEMMARGVLPDLQTFSGLMEHLAGAGDLKGVHRLLGLVRQCELQPDGYMYSVLVKAYCKRERAALALRVFDEMRAAGLTPDAPTKALLVKSLWREGKLREAALVEERCEDVAGGLPEASPGHVWTASAADLTKVLDIYSGCFAQLDAHAGTG; encoded by the coding sequence ATGtccccgcccgccgcggccgccgccaccacccgcgTCGCCCTCtacctccgccgcgcccgcctcaTCGACTCCCTCCGCCTTCGCCTCCGctcctcttccccttcctcctcgcctcctcccccgccCGACGACCCCGTGGTGGCGCTCCACGCCATccgcgccgcgcccacgccgtccTCCGCGCTCTCCCTCTTCCGCGCGctcccctccgcgccgccgccgccgctcccgctctaccacgccctcgccgcccgcctcgcctccctcgccgcgctcccGGACCTCCGCGCCCACCTCGCCTCCTTCCCgctccccccgccgccgctcgcgcgcctccgcctcctcgccgccgcgggggacCGCGCCTCCGCGCTCGAAGCCTACAGCTccctcccggccgccccgcgccgACCTGCGGAGGCGCACAACGTCGTCATCGAGCTCCACGCGCGGGACGgagaccacgccgccgccgtcgaggcgtTCCGCGGCATGGTCCGCGAGGGCGCGCTCCCGAACGCCCGCACCTACACCGTCGTCATCGCCCACCTCGCCTCCGCGGGGTTCGCGGACCAGGCGCTCGAGGTGTTCCGCGTCCTGCCCTCGCTGCGCGTGCGGCGGACCACCCGGCAGTACAACGTGCTCGCCGaggcgctcgcggcggcggacaGGTTCGACCAGCTCCGGTGGCTCGTCCGCGAGATGGCGGCCGTCGATGGCGTCATGCCCGGGCCGCAGATGCGCGCTGCCATCGCCGCCATGCGGGAAGCTGGTCATATCGATGGCACGGAGGATTTCGTCGAGGAGCTTTCACCCAACGCAAGGATCGGGTATGCCGTGGACGACgtcgagggagagggagaaagcgaagaggaggacgacgacgacggcgatgcCAATCATGGCGACAGGGACAGAGGCAACAGGGAAAAGCAGAGCCTGAAGCCATGGCTCGACCCGCGCGAGCTCGCCAGGGCTTTGGACGGCTGGGACCCGCGAGAGGTGGCCGGCCTGGAGGCCGCTGGGCTCGTCTGGACGCCGCGGCTGGTGTGCAAGCTCCTGCGCGCGTTCAAGAAGGCCGTGACGGCGTGGGAGTTCTTCTGCTGGGTGGCGTGCCGCCCCGGCGGTTTCGCGCACGACCGCCACACGGTGGCGAGGATGGTTGCCATCCTCGCCCGCGCCGGGCACGTCGAGCTGGTGGAGCGCCTCCTCGCCAAGGTGCGGGCCGACGGCATCCTTCTCCCCTTCGCCACCGTGCGGCTCGTCATCGACTTCTACGGCCTCTCCAAGAAGGCCGACGCGGCGACCAGGGTGTTCCGGGAGGCCGAGTCCATCTGCGGCCCCATCTCGCGGCCCAACCTCGTGCTGCTCTGCTCGTCGCTGCTGCGGACGATGGCGAAATGCCGCAGAGCGCTCGACGCCATGGACCTCCTCGAGGAGATGATGGCGCGTGGCGTTCTCCCAGACCTGCAGACCTTCTCCGGCCTGATGGAGCacctggccggcgccggcgacctcaAGGGCGTGCACCGGCTGCTGGGGCTGGTGCGGCAGTGCGAGCTCCAGCCCGACGGGTACATGTACAGCGTGCTGGTGAAGGCATACTGCAAGCGGGAGCGCGCGGCGCTCGCGCTGAGGGTGTTCGACGAAATGCGCGCGGCCGGCTTAACCCCCGACGCACCCACCAAGGCGCTGCTGGTGAAGAGCCTGTGGcgggaggggaagctccgcgagGCGGCGCTGGTGGAGGAGAGGTGCGAGGACGTGGCAGGCGGCCTCCCGGAGGCGTCGCCGGGGCACGTGTGGACGGCCAGCGCCGCGGACTTGACGAAGGTGCTCGACATCTACTCCGGCTGCTTCGCTCAGCTTGATGCTCATGCTGGAACGGGGTGA